One Micromonas commoda chromosome 7, complete sequence genomic window carries:
- a CDS encoding predicted protein, with amino-acid sequence MSLANIGQDRELPKTGKAIFHSQEGNSVKNMLYGGYDADPSPPTLPSGRKAFHGNQRTALPFATYDENENVHGNQYRSPRLHKKNSKFDVGAAKVGAGNHDAVSQQYEYERMQAQAAAMKARNQYGDGNIFGQ; translated from the exons ATGAGCCTCGCCAACATCGGCCAAGA CCGTGAGCTTCCCAAGACTGGGAAGGCCATCTTCCACAGCCAGGAGGGTAACAGCGTCAAGAACATGCTCTACGGCGGCTACGACGCGGACCCTTCCCCGCCCACGCTGCCCAGCGGCCGCAAGGCTTTCCACG GCAACCAGCGCACCGCGCTTCCCTTCGCCACCTACGACGAGAACGAGAACGTGCACGGCAACCAGTACAGATCCCCGAGGCTCCACAAGAAAAACTCCAAGTTCgacgtgggcgcggcgaaggtcgGAGCCGGTAATCACGACGCCGTCTCCCAGCAGTACGAGTACGAGAGGatgcaggcgcaggcggcggcgatgaaagCCAGGAACCAGTACGGCGACGGAAACATCTTCGGCCAGTAA
- a CDS encoding predicted protein, whose amino-acid sequence MATPQGNDTVYVAGLPDTVSERDIAAHFGSIGQLKQDKKRRCEKIWLYRDRDTGLPKGDATVSYMDPHAAEAAVNWFNNTQFMGRTLSVSLAERKGGGESLNLPASHFADPLGRNANADNAAHPDPTSAPNDDDDDAHARGNAAHAPGAPKETRDGDWPCPNPACGNVNFAFRGRCHRCAEPRPGGGTAGSGGGGTAGVVPPGRKQPVPKQGRDGDWPCPNASCGNVNFAYRGQCNRCGAARPPGAGAGGVGKNDKPNGIFGPDDWTCSNCFNVNWARRAKCNECGAPKEGKAKEKREGRGGGHKEIDDEDERRETERRRRENEEREIYDDFGNLKKQFRASAANDRGRDRDRDRDRDRDRDRDRDRDRDRDRGRDHPYRRDDRDRDRRRDRSRSRDRGRDGRDRSRDRGGDRRRRSRSRSKSPPRESSKPDLKTDWRGNPIKSTRY is encoded by the coding sequence atggccacCCCGCAGGGTAACGACACGGTATACGTCGCGGGCCTACCCGATACCGTCTCCGAGAgggacatcgccgcgcacttCGGCTCCATCGGGCAGCTCAAGCAGGACAAGAAGCGGCGATGCGAGAAGATCTGGCTCTACCGCGATCGCGACACGGGCCTGCccaagggcgacgcgacggtgtcCTACATGGACCCacacgcggcggaggcggcggtgaactGGTTCAACAACACGCAGTTCATGGGCCGCACGCTATCGGTGTCCCTCGCGGAGCGTAAAGGGGGCGGGGAGAGCCTCAACCTCCCCGCGAGTCACTTCGCCGATCCCCTCGGGCGCAACGCCAACGCCGACAACGCCGCGCACCCGGACCCGACCTCCGctccgaacgacgacgacgacgacgcccacgcccgGGGAaacgccgcccacgcccccggcgctcccaaggagacgcgcgacggcgattgGCCGTGTCCCAATCCCGCGTGCGGCAACGTCAACTTTGCCTTTCGCGGCAGGTGCCACAGATGCGCCGAACCCAGGCCGGGCGGGGGCACAGCTggcagcggcgggggcggcacagctggcgtcgtTCCCCCCGGGAGGAAGCAACCGGTGCCGAAgcaggggcgcgacggggactgGCCGTgcccgaacgcgtcgtgcGGTAACGTCAACTTCGCCTACCGGGGCCAGTGCAACcggtgcggcgccgcgaggccgcccggcgccggcgccggcggagtcGGTAAAAACGACAAGCCCAACGGGATCTTCGGCCCCGACGACTGGACGTGCTCCAACTGCTTCAACGTGAActgggcgcgccgcgccaagTGCAACGAGTGCGGCGCGCCGAAGGAGGGCAAGGCTAAGGAGaagcgcgaggggcgcggcggcggtcacaAGGAGattgacgacgaggacgagaggCGGGAGACGGAGAGACGACGCAGGGAGAACGAGGAACGGGAGATTTACGACGACTTCGGCAACCTCAAGAAGCAGTTCAgggccagcgccgcgaacgacagGGGCAGAGACCGCGACAGAGACAGGGACAGAGACAGGGACAGAGACAGGGACAGAGACAGagacagggacagggacaggggCAGGGACCATCCGTACCGAAGGGACGACCGGGACCGGGACAGGCGCAGGGACAGGTCCAGgagccgcgaccgcggccgcgacggaagGGATCGCAGCAGGGATCGCGGAGgagaccgacgccgccggagccggagccggagcaagtcgccgccgagggagagTTCAAAGCCCGACCTCAAGACCGACTGGCGCGGTAACCCCATCAAGTCCACCAGGTACTGA
- a CDS encoding predicted protein: MSAPADDDGDAVHGVDRLPGDAENAARAMDEIVADSDEDGGDTDEDVPDQPEDDYESDGDDQEWALGFCERAPAETLQRQFFPSKVGGRPAWLDPVDVPTAAQLKCLYTREPLDFLLQVYASVDDEPTAFHRAVFLFVSPHGGDLHRPGAVRAFRSQLPRINPFYPDEPCEQGDPLQELTDAQHAAYELRHDRWSDDALRGAIAHRPRMFPERELVVEPEEFLEDDEVTASIAGAENAARVAAAMTPAEEGSDEWKEQVRRARESLPEALRGVGDDVSEAEVRSLERAQDKNQVRLSQFHLRLRRTDPTQVLRYCFDEGAKPLWPSVSDAPEQNERTVPPCPRCGSPRRFEFQVLPTIVNHLDVDSELNSAVDFGSIAVYTCARSCAPPTHDGTRGVAADGKSEAYAEECVLVHPPLNA; encoded by the coding sequence atgtccgcgccggcggacgacgacggcgacgcggtgcacggcgtcgaccgcctGCCCGGGGATGCCGAgaacgccgcccgcgcgatggaTGAGATTGTcgccgactcggacgaggacgggggcgacacggacgaggacgtcccgGACCAGCCCGAGGACGACTACGaatccgacggcgacgatcagGAGTGGGCGCTGGGGTTCTgcgagcgcgcccccgcggagacGCTCCAGCGGCAGTTCTTTCCGTCCAAGGTGGGCGGCCGACCCGCGTGGCTCGACCCGGTGGAcgtgcccaccgccgcgcagctcaaGTGCCTCTACACCCGCGAGCCGCTCGACTTCCTCCTGCAGGTGTACGCctcggtggacgacgagcccaccgcgttccaccgcgccgtcttcCTCTTCGTCTCGCCGCACGGCGGGGACCTTCACAGGCCGGGCGCCGTTCGAGCGTTTCGATCGCAGCTACCCAGAATCAACCCCTTCTACCCCGACGAGCCGTGCGAGCAGGGGGACCCGCTTCAGGAGCTCACGGACGCGCAACACGCGGCGTACGAATTAAGACACGACAGGTGGTCCGACGatgccctccgcggcgccatcgcgcacAGGCCGAGGATGTTTccggagcgcgagctggtcgtggagcccgaggagttcctggaagacgacgaggtcaccgcgagcatcgccggcgccgagaacgcggcgcgcgtggcggcggcgatgaccccggcggaggagggcagCGACGAGTGGAAGGAACAGgtgagacgcgcgagggagtcGCTGCCGGAGGCGCTCCGGggcgtgggcgacgacgtgagcgaggcggaggtgcgATCGCTCGAGCGAGCTCAGGATAAGAACCAGGTGCGTTTGTCCCAGTTTCACCTGAGGCTGAGGCGCACGGATCCGACGCAGGTGCTGCGGTACTGcttcgacgagggcgccaagCCCTTGTGGCCGAGCGTGTCGGACGCGCCGGAACAAAACGAGCGGACGGTGCCGCCGTGCCCGAGGTGCGGGTCGCCGCGTAGGTTCGAGTTTCAGGTTTTACCCACGATTGTCAACCACCTGGACGTGGACAGCGAGCTCAACTCGGCGGTGGACTTTGGGTCGATCGCGGTGTACACGTGCGCCAGGTCGtgcgccccgccgacgcacGACGGCacgcggggcgtcgccgcggacggcaagagcgaggcgtacgcggaggAGTGCGTGCTGGTGCACCCGCCGTTAAACGCGTGA